One Stigmatopora argus isolate UIUO_Sarg chromosome 12, RoL_Sarg_1.0, whole genome shotgun sequence genomic window carries:
- the abhd4 gene encoding (Lyso)-N-acylphosphatidylethanolamine lipase — MDPAPPTTTAVTLQSDCETGPNSNWSWWPSWRPTSMSLLKATESKILTCIQNNLWARFVTLPNQDRIWTLNLTNKLLSKSAEKDYKMPLVMVHGFGGGVGLWIRNLDALSRSRPVYAFDLLGFGRSSRPSFPSDAAKAEEQFVSSIEQWRQSVGLENMILLGHSLGGYLATSYAIQYPSRVSHLILVDPWGFPERPQIQSQEMPGQSTELVKRPSPPRWVKAIVSVVSLFNPLAVIRAAGPWGPGLVNRFRPDFKRKFEDLFDDDTMTQYIYHCNAQPPSGEIGFRAMAESLGWAKRPMLQRVHLLPSSMPLTMLYGAQSWVDSSSGDKVTQVRSPACTKVLIINNASHHVYADQPEKFNSVVENICNSVN; from the exons ATGGATCCTGCTCCTCCGACTACCACTGCGGTGACGTTGCAAAGTGACTGCGAGACCGG gcCGAATTCTAATTGGAGCTGGTGGCCTTCCTGGCGTCCAACATCCATGTCCCTTTTGAAGGCTACAGAGAGCAAGATTCTTACat GTATTCAAAATAATCTCTGGGCAAGGTTTGTGACACTTCCAAACCAAGATCGAATATGGACGCTGAACCTTACAAACAAACTGCTTTCAAAATCTGCAGAGAAAG ATTATAAAATGCCATTGGTGATGGTCCATGGTTTTGGAGGAGGAGTAGGCCTATGGATTAGAAACTTGGATGCCCTGAGCCGGTCACGACCAGTTTATGCCTTCGACCTCCTTGGCTTCGGTAGGAGCTCCCGACCTTCTTTCCCTTCTGATGCAGCCAAAGCAGAGGAGCAGTTTGTCAGCTCCATAGAGCAGTGGAGGCAGTCTGTAGGTTTGGAGAACATGATTCTGTTGGGCCATAGCCTGGGTGGTTACCTTGCTACATCTTATGCCATCCAATACCCTTCAAG AGTTTCCCATCTTATTCTGGTTGATCCTTGGGGTTTCCCCGAGAGACCACAGATCCAGAGTCAGGAGATGCCGGGTCAATCCACAGAATTGGTTAAGAGGCCATCTCCACCTCGCTGGGTGAAAGCAATTGTTTCCGTAGTATCCCTCTTCAACCCTCTGGCCGTCATCAGAGCTGCTGGCCCATGGG GTCCTGGTTTAGTGAATCGTTTTCGCCctgatttcaaaagaaaatttgAAGATTTGTTTGATGATGACACAATGACGCAGTACATCTACCACTGTAACGCACAGCCTCCGAG TGGCGAGATAGGTTTCCGGGCCATGGCTGAGTCTTTGGGTTGGGCCAAGAGACCTATGCTGCAGCGGGTCCATCTCCTACCCAGCTCCATGCCACTAACCATGCTGTATGGAGCCCAGTCGTGGGTTGATAGTTCCTCTGGGGACAAAGTGACCCAGGTTAGAAGCCCTGCTTGTACCAAAGTGCTG
- the dad1 gene encoding dolichyl-diphosphooligosaccharide--protein glycosyltransferase subunit DAD1: MSASVVSVISRFLEEYSTSTSNKLKVVDAYLLYILLTGALQFLYCLLVGTFPFNSFLSGFISCVGSFILAVCLRIQINPQNKGDFLSISPERAFADFLFAHTVLHLVVMNFIG, encoded by the exons ATGTCGGCTTCGGTTGTGTCTGTAATTTCTCGTTTTCTTGAAGAATATTCCACTTCGACTTCCAATAAATTGAAAGTAGTGGATGCATATTTGTTGTACATCTTGCTGACGGGAGCGCTGCAGTTCCTCTACTGTTTGCTAGTTGGGACGTTCCCTTTCAACAGTTTTCTTTCTGGTTTCATCTCTTGTGTCGGTTCTTTCATTCTCGCAG tGTGTCTTCGTATCCAGATCAATCCGCAGAACAAGGGAGACTTCCTGTCAATCTCACCAGAAAGAGCCtttgccgactttctgttcgCTCACACTGTCCTGCATCTTGTCGTCATGAACTTTATTGGTTGA
- the nop9 gene encoding nucleolar protein 9, whose protein sequence is MLEKKEAKPTIPSKSGNAKRNQNAGDGRESKRKKTGDGTEAEVGGQSKHLDPQSVGYYRRVGERLNEEFDDAEEKEMFVENVLSEVKGKARMVAMDRTGSMTLQRLLQLCSPEQVAKIMAELGGESCSDFKTVSCDRCGAHVMESAVRQVSRLTVNEDEDQSEGLEIQILSLSQAVRESCEELIKDTHATHVVRTLLHVLAGCVGSPRTESCPGAKDRNASPQLTDFEIPTTFWYELISLTETLMENVKLSITDSYASAVFQTMLTVCHRKRPKLCKKLIKRIMKYLTSCPAAPGVSPLLVFLKDQAASHLIETIIQLSSKSILRDLYKSHLKDCLVDLARHPVANFPIQRLTASLVKTKLFLKLFDELVQGVEAILAAGHMGVIVQLAESCAESGERQEELMQCLLAAFHCAEPGSRHVYCLPLFMSLLTYDVYYSSADGTVQTEVPLTSICFHGSRLVQALAKFKERSILLSSLRTLTPEDLLRLACNPSGSHVLQALVTTSSDKGRGKILRRLTGQYVRMACSRLGSRVLEAIWTSASVSHRQSIAEDLVPSESQLRSDQFARHVWAKFALSHFIHRRAQWQEIQSGDFKKRKLFSDILE, encoded by the exons ATGCTGGAAAAGAAAGAGGCTAAGCCGACGATACCTTCAAAAAGTGGCAATGCAAAGAGAAACCAGAATGCAGGGGATGGAAGAGAGAGCAAAAGGAAGAAAACTGGAGATGGAACAGAGGCAGAAGTCGGTGGTCAATCAAAGCACCTTGATCCACAGAGTGTTGGTTATTACCGGCGAGTCGGGGAGAGATTGAACGAAGAATTTGATGATGCTGAGGAGAAAG AAATGTTTGTGGAAAATGTCTTGAGCGAAGTCAAAGGTAAAGCAAGAATGGTGGCAATGGATCGCACTGGAAGCATGACGCTTCAGCGCTTGCTCCAGCTGTGCAGTCCAGAACAGGTGGCAAAAATAATGGCTGAGCTGGGTGGAGAATCATGTTCCGACTTTAAGACAGTTTCCTGTGACCGTTGTGGTGCCCATGTAATGGAGAGCGCAGTCAGACAGGTgtccaggttgacag TTAATGAAGACGAAGATCAGAGTGAAGGCCTGGAGATCCAAATATTGTCATTAAGTCAAGCGGTGAGAGAGAGCTGCGAAGAGTTAATCAAAGATACCCATGCCACACACGTCGTCCGCACGCTTTTGCATGTGCTGGCAGGCTGTGTGGGAAGTCCCCGCACTGAATCATGTCCag GTGCTAAAGACCGCAACGCTTCTCCTCAGCTGACTGATTTTGAGATACCTACAACTTTTTGGTATGAACTGATAAGCCTCACAGAGACTTTGATGGAGAATGTAAAAT TAAGCATAACAGACTCGTATGCCAGTGCAGTCTTCCAGACCATGTTGACTGTGTGTCACAGGAAACGGCCCAAACTTTGCAAAAAGCTCATTAAGCGCATCATGAAATATTTGACAAGTTGTCCAGCTGCCCCAGGAGTTAG TCCGCTTCTGGTATTCCTCAAGGACCAAGCTGCCAGTCACCTAATTGAGACCATCATCCAGCTGTCATCCAAATCTATTCTCCGAGACCTTTACAAGAGCCACCTCAAGGATTGCCTGGTCGACCTTGCTCGCCATCCAGTCGCCAACTTCCCCATACAGAGGCTGACGGCATCGTTGGTCAAAACGAAACTG TTTCTGAAGTTATTCGATGAGCTAGTCCAAGGTGTTGAAGCTATTTTGGCTGCTGGTCACATGGGTGTGATTGTGCAACTGGCAGAAAGCTGTGCAGAAAGTGGAGAACGGCAAGAAGAATTGATGCAATGTCTGCTAGCT GCATTTCACTGTGCAGAGCCTGGCTCCCGACATGTCTATTGCCTCCCTCTCTTTATGTCCCTCCTGACCTATGATGTGTACTACAGCTCTGCTGATGGTACTGTGCAGACAGAG GTTCCTCTTACTTCCATCTGTTTCCATGGATCCCGACTGGTCCAAGCACTAGCCAAGTTCAAGGAGCGCTCCATCCTTCTCAGCAGTCTGCGGACGTTAACCCCTGAGGACCTCTTGAGACTGGCGTGTAACCCTTCTGGTAGCCATGTGCTTCAGGCTCTCGTCACAACATCCAGCGACAAGGGAAGGGGCAAGATCCTCAGAAGGTTGACG GGTCAGTACGTCCGAATGGCGTGTTCCAGGTTGGGCAGTAGAGTGTTGGAGGCCATATGGACCAGTGCATCTGTCAGTCATAGGCAAAGCATTGCAGAGGACCTTG TGCCAAGTGAAAGCCAGCTGAGGTCCGACCAATTTGCCCGGCATGTGTGGGCCAAATTCGCGCTCTCTCATTTCATCCACCGACGAGCACAGTGGCAGGAAATTCAATCCGGCGATTTTAAGAAGCGCAAGCTTTTCAGTGATATTCTTGAGTAA